A region from the Mycolicibacterium phlei genome encodes:
- a CDS encoding YciI family protein, giving the protein MAKYLLLKHYRGAPAAVNDVPMDRWTPEEIAAHIKYMADFADRLKETGEFVGESALAPDGAWVRYDGDGRPPVTDGPFAETKDLIAGFMIIDVDSYDRAVELAGELSAAPGAGGRPIHEWLELRPFLTTGPTVFDQ; this is encoded by the coding sequence ATGGCCAAGTACCTGCTGCTCAAGCACTACCGCGGCGCTCCGGCGGCGGTCAACGACGTGCCGATGGACCGGTGGACGCCCGAGGAGATCGCGGCGCACATCAAGTACATGGCCGACTTCGCCGACCGGCTCAAGGAGACCGGCGAGTTCGTCGGCGAGAGCGCGCTGGCCCCCGACGGCGCCTGGGTGCGCTACGACGGCGACGGTCGGCCGCCGGTCACCGACGGCCCGTTCGCCGAGACCAAGGACCTCATCGCGGGGTTCATGATCATCGACGTGGACTCCTACGACCGTGCCGTCGAGCTTGCCGGTGAACTCTCCGCGGCCCCCGGCGCCGGCGGCCGACCGATCCACGAGTGGCTGGAGCTGCGGCCGTTCCTGACCACAGGGCCGACGGTCTTCGACCAGTGA